In one window of Clavelina lepadiformis chromosome 4, kaClaLepa1.1, whole genome shotgun sequence DNA:
- the LOC143451665 gene encoding meiosis inhibitor protein 1-like isoform X6, with protein MSQCEHQDCWSIESIGEWWRCVICFMEYIQNDGEPLIYRENIMKQFLTGLKFDSNQYFHVLEQDDELSCHVVSSLVNFFCKQNDITLQSILSEGCLLLAQRFGAPVVESVAKTMVQFCLENASRRMYYSLYSLLLELIHHIPALTQSCLQKAVFMEHIIKGISFPDDQLRILVIELTFNFVSCWTSSHDSLTPFRGLTNELLNLMSKSDTQQVLTGTMHVLGICAGSPDFLSFINFTTNQPDAEEDKAINCWQKMFTCIKRIFLLRKDTLSLNVINCLQGILNHTELIQPFLDADLAELMYDSLKSTTNDGLILSAFECLILLSQSEEFFTSCHAMYGITSVCKSILIILPLDDPLIICKGYDVLKILLVRQPEQIPLLGSTSTFDQILQVITDGITSKHASVLDHVMATTYSVMRHLPHPIPCKDLVSILHAMELTLPQHFNAMIYASGNENLVENMQFDEEGVFSYLFMFIQESFRAVMGEKQNNQGTDPQQEDFTSILVNSLLVQWIPLVKSYTGALCCLPLMENLFLCLTSALQILNDADYNLWKKIVAEDLIEIALKVNNKQQQIEGCARSSSTHSFLLETSLQFLQQFDFCDERNFLKSGFYNLKGAPNELSHYLSEKAMTSDGKVDQNLLHIQCTVFTVFAIIIWEEKCFVSLDELSAALTRFTLLHPDLSHFPKFSLKFLLLLLSVCQLESLNPTFPTTLITFLVNEDSFYMSHPSFISTALQCPENVVNAKIKLNMITRWISLIDIKDFAYHPGSQLLVGLILLNRAVADVILEGLATNSSQCESHKLILLVTGAVNESAEYSDENNEKDSDFYSLVCKRLPDIINLEWSHITQVPVSHAMSLIALLRVIVSKQSREDGSFLHHRFLRQVLTLVTSAVDSTSDAKDDAIIASCIDVINDILSLRTKPSVQSSGFCKHHLQSGEVVELR; from the exons ATGTCACAATGTGAACATCAAGATTGCTGGAGTATCGAGTCAATTGGAGAATGGTGGAGATGTGTTATATGTTTTATGGAATATATCCAAAATGATG GTGAACCACTCATCTATCGGGAAAATATTATGAAGCAGTTTCTTACTGGCTTAAAGTTTGATTCAAACCAGTATTTTCATGTGCTTGAACAAGATGATGAGCTTTCGTGTCATGTTGTATCGTCCTTGGTCAACTTCTTCTGCAAACAAAATGATATAACGTTACAATCAATTTTATCTGAAG GTTGTTTGTTGCTCGCGCAAAGATTCGGTGCCCCAGTAGTTGAGTCTGTTGCTAAAACCATGGTGCAATTTTGCCTTGAAAATGCAAGTCGTCGAATGTATTATTCTTTATACTCATTACTCCTTGAGCTTATTCATCACATTCCTGCTTTAACTCAGAGTTGTTTACAAAAAG CAGTCTTCATGGAACACATTATCAAAGGAATAAGTTTTCCTGATGATCAACTTCGCATTTTGGTGATTGAGCTTACATTTAACTTTGTTAGCTGCTGGACAAGCTCACATGACAGTCTAACACCTTTCAGAGGTCTTACAAACGAGCTCCTtaatttaatgtcaaaatCTGACACACAGCAG GTTCTAACTGGTACCATGCATGTATTGGGCATCTGTGCTGGATCTCCTGATTTTCTCTcattcataaattttacaacaaatcAACCTGATGCTGAAGAAGATAAAGCTATTAATT gttggcaaaaaatgtttacttgTATCAAGCGCATATTTTTACTGAGGAAAGATACTTTAAGTCTTAATGTCATTAACTGTCTGCAAGGCATTCTGAATCATACTGAATTGATCCAGCCATTTTTGGATGCAGATTTGGCTGAATTAATGTATGATTCTTTGAAGTCTACCACAAATGATGGACTCATATT GTCTGCATTTGAATGTTTAATTCTTTTGTCTCAAAGCGAGGAATTTTTCACAAGTTGCCATGCAATGTACG GTATAACATCCGTCTGTAAGAGCATCTTGATAATCTTGCCATTGGATGACCCATTGATAATTTGCAAAGG ATACGATGTTCTGAAAATCCTTTTAGTCCG TCAACCTGAGCAAATTCCATTACTTGGAAGCACAAGTACATTTGACCAAATCTTACAAGTTATCACTGATGGCATTACAAGTAAACATGCTTCAGTTCTGGACCACGTGATGGCAACTACATACAGTGTAATGCG CCACTTACCTCATCCAATTCCATGTAAAGACTTAGTGTCTATTTTACATGCGATGGAGTTGACCCTTCCACAACACTTTAACGCCATG ATATATGCAAGTGGAAATGAGAATTTGGTTGAAAACATGCAGTTTGATGAGGAAGGAGTGTTTTCgtatttatttatgtttatacAGGAATCATTCAG AGCGGTTATGGgagaaaagcaaaataaccAAGGAACTGATCCTCAACAAGAAGATTTCACTagtattttagtaaattcattGCTTGTGCAATGGATTCCATTAGTAAag TCTTACACTGGTGCATTATGCTGTCTACCTCTCatggaaaatttgtttctgtGCCTTACAAGTGCTTTGCAAATTCTTAATGATGCAGATTATAATTTGTGGAAAAAAATAG TTGCTGAAGATCTCATTGAAATTGCCTTAAAagtcaacaacaaacaacagcaAATTGAAGG GTGTGCAAGAAGTAGTAGCACACACAGTTTTCTTTTGGAAACAAGTCTTCAGTTCTTACAACAGTTTGATTTCTGTgatgaaagaaattttttaaagtctggattttacaatttaaaag GTGCACCAAATGAATTATCTCActatttgagtgaaaaagcaATGACATCAGATGGAAAAGTTGATCAAAACTTGTTGCACATACAATGCACAGTCTTTACTGTATTTGCTATTATAATTTGGGAAGAAAAATG ttttgtttctCTGGATGAATTGTCGGCAGCTTTGACGCGATTTACTTTGCTACATCCTGACCTTTCACATTTTCCCAAATTCTCCCTGAAGTTTCTGCTGTTGCTTTTATCC GTTTGCCAACTGGAATCATTGAATCCAA CGTTTCCAACAACTTTAATTACTTTTCTTGTCAACGAAGACAGCTTCTATATGTCCCACCCATCATTCATTTCAACAGCTTTGCAATGTCCTGAAAATGTCGTCAATGCAAAGATAAAACTGAACATG ATTACAAGATggatttcattgattgacataaaagattttgcttATCATCCTGGTTCACAACTTCTAGTTGGACTCATTCTCCTAAATCGTGCTGTGGCCGATGTGATACTC GAGGGTCTTGCAACTAATTCCAGCCAGTGTGAATCACACAAACTAATACTCTTGGTCACTGGAGCTGTCAATGAATCTGCTGAATATTCTGacgaaaataatgaaaaagatTCAGACTTTTACAGTTTGGTTTGCAAACGACTTCCTGATATTATCAATTTAGAATGGAGTCACATCACGCAAG TTCCGGTGTCACACGCTATGTCATTGATTGCACTTCTCCGTGTTATTGTGAGCAAACAGTCGAGAGAGGACGGTAGCTTTCTACATCATCGATTTTTGCGTCAAG TGCTAACATTGGTTACAAGTGCGGTGGATTCAACTAGTGATGCGAAAGATGACGCCATAATAGCATCATGTATCGACGTTATCAACGATATTTTGAGTTTAAGAACGAAACCTAGCGTCCAGTCTTCAG GCTTCTGCAAGCATCACCTTCAAAGCGGAGAAGTTGTTGAGTTACGTTAG
- the LOC143451665 gene encoding meiosis inhibitor protein 1-like isoform X5, whose translation MSQCEHQDCWSIESIGEWWRCVICFMEYIQNDGEPLIYRENIMKQFLTGLKFDSNQYFHVLEQDDELSCHVVSSLVNFFCKQNDITLQSILSEGCLLLAQRFGAPVVESVAKTMVQFCLENASRRMYYSLYSLLLELIHHIPALTQSCLQKAVFMEHIIKGISFPDDQLRILVIELTFNFVSCWTSSHDSLTPFRGLTNELLNLMSKSDTQQVLTGTMHVLGICAGSPDFLSFINFTTNQPDAEEDKAINCWQKMFTCIKRIFLLRKDTLSLNVINCLQGILNHTELIQPFLDADLAELMYDSLKSTTNDGLILSAFECLILLSQSEEFFTSCHAMYGITSVCKSILIILPLDDPLIICKGYDVLKILLVRQPEQIPLLGSTSTFDQILQVITDGITSKHASVLDHVMATTYSVMRHLPHPIPCKDLVSILHAMELTLPQHFNAMIYASGNENLVENMQFDEEGVFSYLFMFIQESFRAVMGEKQNNQGTDPQQEDFTSILVNSLLVQWIPLVKSYTGALCCLPLMENLFLCLTSALQILNDADYNLWKKIVAEDLIEIALKVNNKQQQIEGCARSSSTHSFLLETSLQFLQQFDFCDERNFLKSGFYNLKGAPNELSHYLSEKAMTSDGKVDQNLLHIQCTVFTVFAIIIWEEKCFVSLDELSAALTRFTLLHPDLSHFPKFSLKFLLLLLSVCQLESLNPTFPTTLITFLVNEDSFYMSHPSFISTALQCPENVVNAKIKLNMITRWISLIDIKDFAYHPGSQLLVGLILLNRAVADVILEGLATNSSQCESHKLILLVTGAVNESAEYSDENNEKDSDFYSLVCKRLPDIINLEWSHITQVPVSHAMSLIALLRVIVSKQSREDGSFLHHRFLRQVLTLVTSAVDSTSDAKDDAIIASCIDVINDILSLRTKPSVQSSELSIVLSNAKFLKCLEKLLGLQLAIESESKLLQLFALLVRFEHQCKENASASITFKAEKLLSYVSFGNHQRIQNFVNSA comes from the exons ATGTCACAATGTGAACATCAAGATTGCTGGAGTATCGAGTCAATTGGAGAATGGTGGAGATGTGTTATATGTTTTATGGAATATATCCAAAATGATG GTGAACCACTCATCTATCGGGAAAATATTATGAAGCAGTTTCTTACTGGCTTAAAGTTTGATTCAAACCAGTATTTTCATGTGCTTGAACAAGATGATGAGCTTTCGTGTCATGTTGTATCGTCCTTGGTCAACTTCTTCTGCAAACAAAATGATATAACGTTACAATCAATTTTATCTGAAG GTTGTTTGTTGCTCGCGCAAAGATTCGGTGCCCCAGTAGTTGAGTCTGTTGCTAAAACCATGGTGCAATTTTGCCTTGAAAATGCAAGTCGTCGAATGTATTATTCTTTATACTCATTACTCCTTGAGCTTATTCATCACATTCCTGCTTTAACTCAGAGTTGTTTACAAAAAG CAGTCTTCATGGAACACATTATCAAAGGAATAAGTTTTCCTGATGATCAACTTCGCATTTTGGTGATTGAGCTTACATTTAACTTTGTTAGCTGCTGGACAAGCTCACATGACAGTCTAACACCTTTCAGAGGTCTTACAAACGAGCTCCTtaatttaatgtcaaaatCTGACACACAGCAG GTTCTAACTGGTACCATGCATGTATTGGGCATCTGTGCTGGATCTCCTGATTTTCTCTcattcataaattttacaacaaatcAACCTGATGCTGAAGAAGATAAAGCTATTAATT gttggcaaaaaatgtttacttgTATCAAGCGCATATTTTTACTGAGGAAAGATACTTTAAGTCTTAATGTCATTAACTGTCTGCAAGGCATTCTGAATCATACTGAATTGATCCAGCCATTTTTGGATGCAGATTTGGCTGAATTAATGTATGATTCTTTGAAGTCTACCACAAATGATGGACTCATATT GTCTGCATTTGAATGTTTAATTCTTTTGTCTCAAAGCGAGGAATTTTTCACAAGTTGCCATGCAATGTACG GTATAACATCCGTCTGTAAGAGCATCTTGATAATCTTGCCATTGGATGACCCATTGATAATTTGCAAAGG ATACGATGTTCTGAAAATCCTTTTAGTCCG TCAACCTGAGCAAATTCCATTACTTGGAAGCACAAGTACATTTGACCAAATCTTACAAGTTATCACTGATGGCATTACAAGTAAACATGCTTCAGTTCTGGACCACGTGATGGCAACTACATACAGTGTAATGCG CCACTTACCTCATCCAATTCCATGTAAAGACTTAGTGTCTATTTTACATGCGATGGAGTTGACCCTTCCACAACACTTTAACGCCATG ATATATGCAAGTGGAAATGAGAATTTGGTTGAAAACATGCAGTTTGATGAGGAAGGAGTGTTTTCgtatttatttatgtttatacAGGAATCATTCAG AGCGGTTATGGgagaaaagcaaaataaccAAGGAACTGATCCTCAACAAGAAGATTTCACTagtattttagtaaattcattGCTTGTGCAATGGATTCCATTAGTAAag TCTTACACTGGTGCATTATGCTGTCTACCTCTCatggaaaatttgtttctgtGCCTTACAAGTGCTTTGCAAATTCTTAATGATGCAGATTATAATTTGTGGAAAAAAATAG TTGCTGAAGATCTCATTGAAATTGCCTTAAAagtcaacaacaaacaacagcaAATTGAAGG GTGTGCAAGAAGTAGTAGCACACACAGTTTTCTTTTGGAAACAAGTCTTCAGTTCTTACAACAGTTTGATTTCTGTgatgaaagaaattttttaaagtctggattttacaatttaaaag GTGCACCAAATGAATTATCTCActatttgagtgaaaaagcaATGACATCAGATGGAAAAGTTGATCAAAACTTGTTGCACATACAATGCACAGTCTTTACTGTATTTGCTATTATAATTTGGGAAGAAAAATG ttttgtttctCTGGATGAATTGTCGGCAGCTTTGACGCGATTTACTTTGCTACATCCTGACCTTTCACATTTTCCCAAATTCTCCCTGAAGTTTCTGCTGTTGCTTTTATCC GTTTGCCAACTGGAATCATTGAATCCAA CGTTTCCAACAACTTTAATTACTTTTCTTGTCAACGAAGACAGCTTCTATATGTCCCACCCATCATTCATTTCAACAGCTTTGCAATGTCCTGAAAATGTCGTCAATGCAAAGATAAAACTGAACATG ATTACAAGATggatttcattgattgacataaaagattttgcttATCATCCTGGTTCACAACTTCTAGTTGGACTCATTCTCCTAAATCGTGCTGTGGCCGATGTGATACTC GAGGGTCTTGCAACTAATTCCAGCCAGTGTGAATCACACAAACTAATACTCTTGGTCACTGGAGCTGTCAATGAATCTGCTGAATATTCTGacgaaaataatgaaaaagatTCAGACTTTTACAGTTTGGTTTGCAAACGACTTCCTGATATTATCAATTTAGAATGGAGTCACATCACGCAAG TTCCGGTGTCACACGCTATGTCATTGATTGCACTTCTCCGTGTTATTGTGAGCAAACAGTCGAGAGAGGACGGTAGCTTTCTACATCATCGATTTTTGCGTCAAG TGCTAACATTGGTTACAAGTGCGGTGGATTCAACTAGTGATGCGAAAGATGACGCCATAATAGCATCATGTATCGACGTTATCAACGATATTTTGAGTTTAAGAACGAAACCTAGCGTCCAGTCTTCAG AACTTTCAATTGTGTTATCAAACGCCAAGTTTCTAAAATGTCTTGAAAAACTTCTTGGACTACAACTAGCGATCGAGTCTGAATCCAAGCTGCTACAGTTGTTTGCATTATTGGTTAGATTTGAGCACCAATGTAAAGAAAAT GCTTCTGCAAGCATCACCTTCAAAGCGGAGAAGTTGTTGAGTTACGTTAGCTTTGGAAACCACCAGAGAATACAAA attttgtcaaCTCTGCTTAG
- the LOC143451665 gene encoding meiosis inhibitor protein 1-like isoform X1, with protein sequence MSQCEHQDCWSIESIGEWWRCVICFMEYIQNDGEPLIYRENIMKQFLTGLKFDSNQYFHVLEQDDELSCHVVSSLVNFFCKQNDITLQSILSEGCLLLAQRFGAPVVESVAKTMVQFCLENASRRMYYSLYSLLLELIHHIPALTQSCLQKAVFMEHIIKGISFPDDQLRILVIELTFNFVSCWTSSHDSLTPFRGLTNELLNLMSKSDTQQVLTGTMHVLGICAGSPDFLSFINFTTNQPDAEEDKAINCWQKMFTCIKRIFLLRKDTLSLNVINCLQGILNHTELIQPFLDADLAELMYDSLKSTTNDGLILSAFECLILLSQSEEFFTSCHAMYGITSVCKSILIILPLDDPLIICKGYDVLKILLVRQPEQIPLLGSTSTFDQILQVITDGITSKHASVLDHVMATTYSVMRHLPHPIPCKDLVSILHAMELTLPQHFNAMIYASGNENLVENMQFDEEGVFSYLFMFIQESFRAVMGEKQNNQGTDPQQEDFTSILVNSLLVQWIPLVKSYTGALCCLPLMENLFLCLTSALQILNDADYNLWKKIVAEDLIEIALKVNNKQQQIEGCARSSSTHSFLLETSLQFLQQFDFCDERNFLKSGFYNLKGAPNELSHYLSEKAMTSDGKVDQNLLHIQCTVFTVFAIIIWEEKCFVSLDELSAALTRFTLLHPDLSHFPKFSLKFLLLLLSVCQLESLNPTFPTTLITFLVNEDSFYMSHPSFISTALQCPENVVNAKIKLNMITRWISLIDIKDFAYHPGSQLLVGLILLNRAVADVILEGLATNSSQCESHKLILLVTGAVNESAEYSDENNEKDSDFYSLVCKRLPDIINLEWSHITQVPVSHAMSLIALLRVIVSKQSREDGSFLHHRFLRQVLTLVTSAVDSTSDAKDDAIIASCIDVINDILSLRTKPSVQSSELSIVLSNAKFLKCLEKLLGLQLAIESESKLLQLFALLVRFEHQCKENASASITFKAEKLLSYVSFGNHQRIQISTLQLWTSLLQSEFQSSLLHLKPLPASVGQLLCRDDVILAPLNRKAFNGLFMFVLNCSAKCYPGIKEASLSCVIAMLDFARRVQSEVLFDMTSSPWLSFSLGFNEDENPEVTRLARIVKGKMEEVP encoded by the exons ATGTCACAATGTGAACATCAAGATTGCTGGAGTATCGAGTCAATTGGAGAATGGTGGAGATGTGTTATATGTTTTATGGAATATATCCAAAATGATG GTGAACCACTCATCTATCGGGAAAATATTATGAAGCAGTTTCTTACTGGCTTAAAGTTTGATTCAAACCAGTATTTTCATGTGCTTGAACAAGATGATGAGCTTTCGTGTCATGTTGTATCGTCCTTGGTCAACTTCTTCTGCAAACAAAATGATATAACGTTACAATCAATTTTATCTGAAG GTTGTTTGTTGCTCGCGCAAAGATTCGGTGCCCCAGTAGTTGAGTCTGTTGCTAAAACCATGGTGCAATTTTGCCTTGAAAATGCAAGTCGTCGAATGTATTATTCTTTATACTCATTACTCCTTGAGCTTATTCATCACATTCCTGCTTTAACTCAGAGTTGTTTACAAAAAG CAGTCTTCATGGAACACATTATCAAAGGAATAAGTTTTCCTGATGATCAACTTCGCATTTTGGTGATTGAGCTTACATTTAACTTTGTTAGCTGCTGGACAAGCTCACATGACAGTCTAACACCTTTCAGAGGTCTTACAAACGAGCTCCTtaatttaatgtcaaaatCTGACACACAGCAG GTTCTAACTGGTACCATGCATGTATTGGGCATCTGTGCTGGATCTCCTGATTTTCTCTcattcataaattttacaacaaatcAACCTGATGCTGAAGAAGATAAAGCTATTAATT gttggcaaaaaatgtttacttgTATCAAGCGCATATTTTTACTGAGGAAAGATACTTTAAGTCTTAATGTCATTAACTGTCTGCAAGGCATTCTGAATCATACTGAATTGATCCAGCCATTTTTGGATGCAGATTTGGCTGAATTAATGTATGATTCTTTGAAGTCTACCACAAATGATGGACTCATATT GTCTGCATTTGAATGTTTAATTCTTTTGTCTCAAAGCGAGGAATTTTTCACAAGTTGCCATGCAATGTACG GTATAACATCCGTCTGTAAGAGCATCTTGATAATCTTGCCATTGGATGACCCATTGATAATTTGCAAAGG ATACGATGTTCTGAAAATCCTTTTAGTCCG TCAACCTGAGCAAATTCCATTACTTGGAAGCACAAGTACATTTGACCAAATCTTACAAGTTATCACTGATGGCATTACAAGTAAACATGCTTCAGTTCTGGACCACGTGATGGCAACTACATACAGTGTAATGCG CCACTTACCTCATCCAATTCCATGTAAAGACTTAGTGTCTATTTTACATGCGATGGAGTTGACCCTTCCACAACACTTTAACGCCATG ATATATGCAAGTGGAAATGAGAATTTGGTTGAAAACATGCAGTTTGATGAGGAAGGAGTGTTTTCgtatttatttatgtttatacAGGAATCATTCAG AGCGGTTATGGgagaaaagcaaaataaccAAGGAACTGATCCTCAACAAGAAGATTTCACTagtattttagtaaattcattGCTTGTGCAATGGATTCCATTAGTAAag TCTTACACTGGTGCATTATGCTGTCTACCTCTCatggaaaatttgtttctgtGCCTTACAAGTGCTTTGCAAATTCTTAATGATGCAGATTATAATTTGTGGAAAAAAATAG TTGCTGAAGATCTCATTGAAATTGCCTTAAAagtcaacaacaaacaacagcaAATTGAAGG GTGTGCAAGAAGTAGTAGCACACACAGTTTTCTTTTGGAAACAAGTCTTCAGTTCTTACAACAGTTTGATTTCTGTgatgaaagaaattttttaaagtctggattttacaatttaaaag GTGCACCAAATGAATTATCTCActatttgagtgaaaaagcaATGACATCAGATGGAAAAGTTGATCAAAACTTGTTGCACATACAATGCACAGTCTTTACTGTATTTGCTATTATAATTTGGGAAGAAAAATG ttttgtttctCTGGATGAATTGTCGGCAGCTTTGACGCGATTTACTTTGCTACATCCTGACCTTTCACATTTTCCCAAATTCTCCCTGAAGTTTCTGCTGTTGCTTTTATCC GTTTGCCAACTGGAATCATTGAATCCAA CGTTTCCAACAACTTTAATTACTTTTCTTGTCAACGAAGACAGCTTCTATATGTCCCACCCATCATTCATTTCAACAGCTTTGCAATGTCCTGAAAATGTCGTCAATGCAAAGATAAAACTGAACATG ATTACAAGATggatttcattgattgacataaaagattttgcttATCATCCTGGTTCACAACTTCTAGTTGGACTCATTCTCCTAAATCGTGCTGTGGCCGATGTGATACTC GAGGGTCTTGCAACTAATTCCAGCCAGTGTGAATCACACAAACTAATACTCTTGGTCACTGGAGCTGTCAATGAATCTGCTGAATATTCTGacgaaaataatgaaaaagatTCAGACTTTTACAGTTTGGTTTGCAAACGACTTCCTGATATTATCAATTTAGAATGGAGTCACATCACGCAAG TTCCGGTGTCACACGCTATGTCATTGATTGCACTTCTCCGTGTTATTGTGAGCAAACAGTCGAGAGAGGACGGTAGCTTTCTACATCATCGATTTTTGCGTCAAG TGCTAACATTGGTTACAAGTGCGGTGGATTCAACTAGTGATGCGAAAGATGACGCCATAATAGCATCATGTATCGACGTTATCAACGATATTTTGAGTTTAAGAACGAAACCTAGCGTCCAGTCTTCAG AACTTTCAATTGTGTTATCAAACGCCAAGTTTCTAAAATGTCTTGAAAAACTTCTTGGACTACAACTAGCGATCGAGTCTGAATCCAAGCTGCTACAGTTGTTTGCATTATTGGTTAGATTTGAGCACCAATGTAAAGAAAAT GCTTCTGCAAGCATCACCTTCAAAGCGGAGAAGTTGTTGAGTTACGTTAGCTTTGGAAACCACCAGAGAATACAAA TTTCCACTCTCCAATTGTGGACTTCATTGTTGCAATCCGAATTTCAATCTTCCCTCCTCCATTTGAAGCCCCTACCAGCGTCCGTAGGGCAATTGTTATGtcgtgatgacgtcatactgGCACCTCTTAATCGAAAAGCGTTCAACGGCCTTTTCATGTTCGTTTTAAATTGCTCAGCAAAG TGTTACCCTGGGATAAAAGAGGCCTCGCTCTCATGCGTCATCGCGATGTTGGATTTTGCGCGTCGGGTCCAAAGCGAGGTTCTCTTCGATATGACGTCATCCCCTTGGTTATCATTCAGCCTCGGTTTCAACGAAGACGAAAATCCGGAGGTGACTAGATTGGCCCGCATTGTGAAAGGGAAAATGGAAGAGGTCCCTTAA